The Fortiea contorta PCC 7126 genome has a segment encoding these proteins:
- a CDS encoding class I SAM-dependent methyltransferase yields the protein MPKKTIGLDQQLYDYLLSVSLREPEILQQLRQETANHPRGVMQISPEQGQFLALLIQLIGAKKTLEIGVFTGYSATVVALALPADGKIIACDISEEFTAIARRYWHLAGVSDKIDLRLAPALETLDQLLASGQTETFDFAFIDADKENYYQYYEQALKLVRPGGLIAIDNVLWSGQVADSQIQDDSTQAIRAFNTNLHQDKRVTLSLVPIADGLTIALKR from the coding sequence ATGCCAAAAAAGACCATCGGCCTCGACCAGCAACTCTACGACTATCTGCTCTCGGTTTCACTACGAGAACCAGAAATTCTCCAGCAGTTACGTCAAGAAACAGCCAACCACCCCAGAGGTGTGATGCAGATTTCACCAGAACAGGGTCAATTTTTAGCGCTCCTCATCCAACTCATCGGCGCCAAAAAAACCCTAGAAATCGGCGTATTTACTGGTTATAGTGCAACTGTCGTCGCCCTAGCTCTACCTGCCGATGGTAAAATAATTGCCTGTGATATCAGCGAAGAATTCACAGCGATCGCTAGGCGGTATTGGCACTTAGCAGGGGTAAGCGATAAAATCGACCTGCGATTAGCTCCGGCTTTAGAAACCCTAGACCAGCTCCTAGCAAGTGGACAAACCGAAACCTTTGATTTTGCCTTCATCGACGCCGATAAAGAAAATTATTATCAATATTACGAACAAGCACTCAAGCTAGTCCGTCCAGGTGGATTAATTGCGATAGATAATGTCCTCTGGTCTGGACAAGTCGCCGATTCCCAAATTCAAGACGATAGTACTCAAGCTATCCGTGCATTCAACACCAACTTACATCAAGACAAACGGGTTACACTTTCCCTTGTACCCATCGCCGATGGACTAACGATCGCTCTCAAACGCTAA